In the Pithys albifrons albifrons isolate INPA30051 chromosome 3, PitAlb_v1, whole genome shotgun sequence genome, one interval contains:
- the LOC139669728 gene encoding laminin subunit beta-2-like isoform X2 codes for MDILVLALLLVGGLAAGGWQEPDLSHGCTRGSCYPATGNLLVGRAARLSATSTCGLDGPQEYCIVSHLQDSEKCFTCDSRDPSLPESHRIENVIYLSGPHDQRTWWQSENGVEHVSIRLDLEGEFHFTHLIMKFKTFRPAAMLVERSADFGHTWKVYRYFAYNCSKLFPGIPSQPSGLVDEVLCDQRYSEIEPSSQGEVIFKVLDPSIPVADPYSPDIQDLLRVTNLRVNLTKLHTLGDNLLDSRREVLHKYYYAVDELVLRGSCFCHGHAAHCAPAPGAPTVSVPGMIHGRCVCEHHTQGLNCERCEDFYHDLPWRPAEGSSTNACRRCDCNEHSQRCHFDMAVFLATGNTSGAVCDDCQHNTMGRHCHLCKPFYYRHPRSDIRAPTACAPCDCDPAGSLDGGACDGHTDVALGMIAGQCRCKENVAGPRCDRCQHGAYGLSHGDPQGCQPCRCDPRGTVMGSSPCDPISGDCYCKRFVAGRSCSQCVPEFWGLSYDLGGCRPCACDFGGAYSNRCSMEDGACPCRPHIMGRQCDQVQPGFFCAPLDYYTYEAEQATGHGHDHPQLPPDVEEVVRDNARHMVTWTGSGFARVRDGAGLTFRMDNVPYPMDYELLLRYEPESAEDWEVVVSVSSRVLPTSPRCGNLLPSEQMYRENLPHSKRYVLLSRPFCFEPSTPYEVTMRLQRAGVTQRHPSAFILIDSLVLLPRVLELPGFHGAEAAVRQEELERYRCLEVFHMPPPHPLAQACARLVCSVSALMHGGALPCQCDPQGSRSSECQVQGGQCKCKTHVIGRRCDRCAPGSYGFGPLGCSPCACSPEGSMSQLCDVVSGQCQCQPGAVGRQCDQCQPGHWGFPACRPCQCNGHAEECDPRTGTCLHCRDHTDGRHCERCQDGYYGNPVLGSGQQCRPCPCPGYPGTRHYHGSSCHADEETHHIVCLCAPGYAGPRCDRCSPGYFGAPEMEGGVCRPCQCNNNIDTSDPGGCDPRTGQCLRCLYHTAGPHCAQCQPGYYGNALQRSCRRCGCDPRGTLASHCTNGTCVCDRGTGACACRPNVLGKTCDRCAPHFWSLGGPGGCEPCDCHPIHALHPACDTVTGQCQCRPGFRGRVCSQCQEHHWGDPEQECRACECEPLGAESPQCEQDSGQCQCRLGFGGLRCDHCQRGYQDPFPHCSPCHPCFGRWDPDVGSLQDRLRSLGVQVQALREGGTALPLSPRRLRELEEALGHVEQLLGKGNSPSSPLLNGLPGQLDGTRMELDNFWKHLQELEQHLDQLAQADVRHHDRLAGLSHELEGLNRTTSHLQILLGTVAAAGFSESYRSILASAEASRQAEVVANGTAGELSGAQATRRVAERTLRQRGNAFRRGTAAARKSLREAQKRVMGLSIARINEKICGAPGDQSCKHALCGGALCRDSAGTRRCGGTGCAGALPISARALSNARNASQQLEVALGQLGIVAQKMQEVQELARGARSWAEEALGRSQAARSRAEKATAQLRDFIRRIKAFLAEEGADPGSIELVARQVLNISLPSSPSQIQELLWEMRESISQLEGVDVVLNGTVEGLAMARGLLAQGQEARERAEGVRDELAGTQQALEVAQAQLTAAGSALWSVRVTIRAAENKAKEAERKLQSLDRKESRAQRRLRELAQRITALQEHGQDAHHMAQQAKDRAQHATTTSGMLSQDLAHVTQRYMLLKNRVGVLDGVSDGALQRVTQLTAEARDLLDKASNSKRKLEDLEQRFGANERAMAAKVTRLQALEQQVSGLLQEIQERANAYATC; via the exons ATGGACATCCTGGTGCTTGCACTCCTCCTGG TGGGGGGACTGGCAGCAGGGGGCTGGCAGGAACCTGACCTGAGCCATGGCTGCACCCGTGGCAGCTGCTACCCAGCCACTGGGAACCTGTTGGTGGGGCGAGCTGCCCGCCTGAGTGCCACTTCCACCTGTGGACTAGATGGGCCCCAGGAGTACTGCATTGTCAGCCACCTTCAG GACTCAGAGAAATGCTTTACCTGTGACTCACGGGACCCGTCCCTGCCTGAGAGCCACCGCATTGAGAATGTCATCTACCTGAGTGGCCCCCATGACCAGCGCACCTGGTGGCAGTCAGAGAATG GCGTTGAGCATGTCAGCATCCGCCTGGACCTGGAGGGCGAGTTCCACTTCACTCACCTCATCATGAAGTTTAAG ACCTTCCGCCCCGCGGCCATGCTGGTGGAACGCTCAGCTGATTTTGGGCACACCTGGAAGGTCTATCGCTACTTTGCCTACAACTGCTCCAAGCTCTTCCCTGGCATCCCCAGCCAGCCCTCAGGGCTCGTGGATGAGGTGCTGTGTGACCAGCGCTACTCTGAGATTGAGCCCTCCAGCCAAGGGGAG GTCATCTTCAAGGTGCTGGACCCCTCCATTCCTGTGGCAGATCCCTACAGCCCGGACATCCAGG ACCTGCTGCGTGTCACCAACCTGCGGGTGAACCTCACCAAGCTACACACGCTGGGGGACAACCTGTTGGATTCACGGCGGGAGGTACTGCACAAGTACTACTATGCTGTGGATGAGCTGGTGCTGCGTGGGAGCTGCTTCTGCCATGGCCATGCTGCCCACTGCGCCCCGGCACCTGGTGCTCCGACAGTCTCCGTCCCTGGAATG ATCCATGGGCGCTGTGTCTGTGAGCACCACACACAGGGGCTGAACTGTGAGCGCTGTGAGGACTTCTACCATGACCTGCCCTGGCGCCCGGCTGAGGGCTCCAGCACCAACGCCTGTCGCC gctgtgACTGCAATGAGCACTCACAGCGGTGCCACTTCGATATGGCTGTGTTCCTGGCCACGGGGAACACCAGTGGGGCCGTGTGTGATGACTGCCAGCACAACACCATGGGCCGCCACTGCCACCTCTGCAAGCCCTTCTACTACCGACACCCTCGCTCTGACATCCGTGCCCCCACTGCCTGTGCCC CGTGTGACTGCGACCCGGCAGGCTCTCTGGATGGAGGCGCCTGTGACGGGCACACGGATGTGGCACTGGGCATGATTGCAGGGCAGTGTCGCTGCAAGGAGAATGTGGCCGGTCCCCGCTGTGACCGCTGCCAGCATGGCGCCTATGGCCTCAGTCACGGCGACCCACAGGGCTGCCAGC CGTGCAGGTGCGACCCGCGAGGCACAGTGATGGGCAGCTCCCCATGTGACCCCATCAGTGGGGACTGCTACTGCAAACGCTTCGTGGCCGGGCGCTCCTGCAGCCAGTGCGTG cctgagttctGGGGTCTGAGCTATGACCTGGGGGGCTGCCGGCCCTGTGCCTGTGACTTCGGGGGAGCCTACAGCAACCG GTGCTCCATGGAGGATGGGGCTTGTCCCTGCCGTCCCCACATCATGGGGAGGCAGTGTGACCAGGTACAACCTGGCTTCTTCTGTGCCCCACTTGACTACTACACCTACGAGGCTGAACAGGCCACCGGCCATGGCCATGACCACCCCCAGCTCCCG CCGGACGTGGAGGAGGTGGTGCGGGACAATGCCAGGCACATGGTGACATGGACAGGCTCGGGGTTCGCCCGGGTGCGGGACGGAGCTGGTCTGACCTTCCGCATGGACAATGTGCCCTACCCCATGGACTACGAGCTGCTGCTCCGCTACGAGCCTGAG TCAGCTGAGGATTGGGAGGTCGTGGTCAGTGTCAGCTCTCGAGTGCTGCCCACCAGCCCTCGCTGCGGGAACCTGTTGCCCTCCGAGCAGATGTACCGTGAGAACCTGCCCCACAGCaagag GTATGTGCTGCTGTCCCGGCCCTTCTGCTTTGAGCCAAGCACCCCTTACGAGGTGACCATGCGGCTTCAGCGAGCTGGTGTCACCCAGCGCCACCCCAGTGCCTTCATCCTCATTGACTCG cTGGTGCTTCTGCCACGGGTGTTGGAGTTGCCGGGTTTCCatggggcagaggcagcagtgcgccaggaggagctggagcggTACCGGTGCCTGGAGGTGTTTCACATGccccccccacaccccctggCCCAGGCCTGTGCCCGCCTGGTTTGCAGTGTCTCAGCGCTGATGCACGGCGGGGCACTGC CCTGCCAGTGCGACCCACAGGGGTCCCGCAGCAGCGAGTGCCAGGTCCAGGGCGGGCAGTGCAAGTGCAAGACCCACGTCATCGGCCGACGCTGCGACCGCTGCGCCCCAGGCAGCTACGGCTTCGGGCCCTTGGGATGCAGCC CCTGTGCCTGCTCCCCAGAGGGCTCAATGTCCCAGCTCTGCGACGTGGTgagtgggcagtgccagtgccagcctggagctgtgggCCGGCAGTGTGAtcagtgccagcctggccaTTGGGGCTTCCCTGCCTGCCGGCCCTGCCAGTGTAATGGGCATGCTGAGGAATGCGACCCCCGGACGGGTACCTGCCTGCACTGCCGTGACCACACGGACGGACGGCACTGCGAGAG GTGCCAGGATGGTTACTATGGGAACCCTGTGCTGGGCTCGGGCCAGCAGTgccggccctgcccctgccctggctaCCCCGGCACGCGGCACTACCACGGGAGCTCCTGCCATGCTGACGAGGAGACCCACCACATCGTCTGCCTCTGCGCACCTGGATATGCAG ggccCCGCTGTGATCGCTGCTCCCCTGGCTACTTTGGGGCtccagagatggagggaggggTGTGCCGGCCCTGCCAGTGCAACAACAACATTGACACCAGCGACCCAGGGGGCTGTGACCCTCGCACGGGGCAATGCCTGCGCTGCCTGTACCACACTGCTGGGCCTcactgtgcccagtgccagcccgGCTACTACGGCAATGCCCTGCAGCGCAGCTGCCGGC gctgtggctgtgacCCAAGGGGCACACTGGCCTCTCACTGCACCAATGGCACCTGTGTGTGTGACCGTGGCACGGGAGCCTGTGCCTGCCGGCCCAACGTTTTGGGCAAGACCTGCGATCGCTGTGCACCTCACTTCTGGAGCCTGGGGGGACCAGGGGGCTGCGAGCCCTGTGACTGCCACCCCATACACGCCTTGCACCCTGCCTGTGACACG gtgacagggcagtgccagtgccggCCCGGCTTCCGGGGCCGCGtctgctcccagtgccaggagcaCCACTGGGGAGACCCTGAGCAGGAATGCCGAG CCTGCGAGTGTGAGCCACTGGGTGCCGAAAGCCCACAGTGCGAGCAGGACAGCgggcagtgccagtgccggctgggatttggggggcTGCGCTGTGACCACTGCCAGCGAGGCTACCAGGACCCCTTCCCCCACTGCTCCCCCTGCCACCCCTGCTTTGGGCGCTGGGACCCAGATGTGGGCAGCCTGCAGGACAGGCTGCGGAGCCTTGGGGTGCAGGTGCAGGCACTGAGGGAGGGGGGAACTGCACTCCCACTCAGTCCCCGTCGCCTGCGGGAGCTGGAAGAGGCCCTAGGGCATGTGGAACAACTGCTGGGCAAAGGGAACAGCCCCAGTAGCCCCCTCCTCAATGGACTGCCTGGGCAGCTGGATGGCACCAG AATGGAGCTGGACAACTTCTGGAAGCACCTCCAAGAGCTGGAGCAACATCTAGaccagctggcacaggcagaTGTGCGGCACCATGACCGGCTAGCTGGGCTGAGCCACGAGCTGGAGGGTCTCAACCGAACCACCTCCCACCTTCAAATTCTCCTCGGTACCGTAGCAGCAGCTGGATTCAGTG AGTCTTACCGCAGCATCCTGGCATCGGCGGAGGCCTCGCGGCAGGCGGAGGTGGTGGCCAATGGCACAGCCGGTGAGCTGAGCGGGGCACAGGCGACACGGCGGGTGGCTGAGCGGACGCTGCGGCAGCGGGGCAATGCTTTCCGCCGTGGGACAGCCGCGGCACGGAAATCCTTGCGGGAGGCACAGAAACGGGTGATGGGACTCAGCATTGCCAGGATCAACGAGAAG ATTTGTGGGGCACCCGGAGACCAGAGCTGCAAGCACGCACTTTGTGGAGGAGCCTTGTGCCGGGACAGTGCAGGCACACGGCGTTGTGGTGGCACAGGGTGTGCAGGGGCATTGCCCATCTCAGCTCGAGCCCTGAGCAACGCCCGTAATGCCTCGCAGCAGTTGGAGGTGGCATTGGGGCAGCTGGGCATTGTGGCGCAGAAG ATGCAGGAGGTGCAGGAGCTGGCACGGGGGGCACGGAGCTGGGCAGAGGAGGCTCTGGGGCGCTCACAGGCTGCCCGCAGCCGCGCGGAGAAGGCGACAGCTCAGCTGCGGGACTTCATTCGCCGAATCAAGGCCTTCCTGGCAG aggagGGAGCCGACCCAGGCAGCATCGAGCTGGTGGCCCGACAGGTGCTGAacatctccctgcccagcagccccagtcagatccaggagctgctgtgggagatgCGGGAGAGCATCAGTCAGCTGGAGGGTGTGGACGTGGTGCTCAATGGCACAGTGGAGGGGCTGGCCATGGCACGGGGGCTGCTGGCACAAGGACAGGAGGCCAG GGAGCGAGCGGAAGGTGTGAGGGACGagctggcagggacacagcaggcgctggaggtggcacaggcacagctgacGGCAGCAGGGAGTGCCCTGTGGAGCGTCAGGGTCACCATCCGGGCGGCTGAGAACAAAGCCAAGGAG GCGGAGCGCAAGTTGCAGTCGCTGGACAGGAAGGAGTCGCGGGCACAGcggaggctgagggagctggcgcAGCGTATCACTGCCCTGCAGGAGCATGGCCAGGATGCTCACCACATGGCCCAACAAGCCAAGGACAGGGCACAGCATGCCACCACCACCTCGGGGATGCTTAGCCAG GACCTGGCGCACGTGACGCAGCGCTATATGTTGCTGAAGAACCGAGTGGGAGTGTTAGACGGGGTGTCTGACGGGGCCTTGCAGCGTGTTACACAGTTGACAGCAGAGGCCCGAGACCTCCTGGACAAGGCCAGCAACAGCAAGAGGAAGCTGGAAG ACCTGGAGCAGCGCTTTGGGGCCAATGAGCGGGCAATGGCAGCAAAGGTGACACGACTCCAGGCATTGGAGCAGCAGGTctcagggctgctgcaggagatcCAGGAGAGGGCCAACGCTTATGCCACCTGCTAG